A segment of the Bacillus pseudomycoides genome:
GTTGTTAAAATAGTAATACGTTTTTCTATTTTAGCTGGTACTTCTTCTTTTCTTTGCTTAATTTCTTCAATAATACAACCATCACTTGCAAATTCCGCCATCTCTTCTAGTGACATCCCCGTTTGTTTTAACGAATATAGAAATTTCAACAAGCGCACATCAGCTTCTGTATATTGGCGAATACCACTATTTCGTGTTGGTGGTGGTAATAATCCTAGTTTTTCATAATAGCGAAGTGTATGAATGCTCATCCCTGTTAATTCTGCTACTTCACCAATCTTATACATGTTATCTCCCCCTTATTTTTCACATTTTCATCTTACAACCTGAAGTTAACTCTAGGTCAATACATACATAAAAATCGCTAATATATTGTTGATGTACCAATACAGCGATTTTTCAAATATATCGACCACTCGACATGATTCGATACAGAGACAAACAAAAAAGGCGTGCAGCCACCGCTGCACGCCTTTTTCACATCATTACTTCTCCGCAACTTGCACTTCTTTCACGTAAGCTGCTTCGAATTTTTGGATGTCACCTGCGCCCATGAAAATAAGAACGCCGTTTTTATGTTTCTTTAATACATCTGTTGTTGTATCTGTAATCAATTCTGCACCATCAATACGTTGTTGCAAATCTTGAATCGTTAATTCACCTTTGTTTTCACGCGCTGATCCGAAAATATCACATAGGTATACTTGATCAGCCTTGCTTAAGCTTTCTGCAAACTCATCTAAGAATTTTTCTGTACGTGAGAATGTATGTGGCTGGAATACAGCGACAACTTCACGCTCTGGATATTTTTGACGAGCAGCTTCAATCGTTACATTAATTTCTGTCGGATGGTGCGCATAATCATCAATGATGACTTGTTCTCCCATCGGCTTTGCATTAAAGCGACGTTTTACGCCTCCAAACGTTGTTAATTGTTGTTTTACTGCTTCTACATCAACATTTTCATAGTGGCAAAGCGCAATAACCGCTAACGCATTTAATACGCTGTGATTACCGTATCCTGTAATTTGGAACGTTTCATAATACGTATTACGAACGAACACATCAAACACAGTACCATCTGTTCTCTTTTGGATGTTACGAGCTTGGAAGTCATTATCTTCACCAAATCCATAGAAAATAACAGGTACTTTCGCTTGAATCTTTTGAAGTCCTTCATCATCACCACATGCAATAATTCCTTTTTTCACTTGCAATGCCATCTCTTGGAATGCGCTAAATACATCATTCACATCTGTAAAATAATCCGGATGATCAAAATCAATATTTGTCATAATTGCATAGTCTGGATAGTAAGACAAGAAATGACGACGATACTCACATGCTTCAAACACAAAATACTTACTATTTTCTACCCCATGCCCTGTTCCATCTCCAATAAGGTAAGATGTTGGGTGTGCACCTTGCATTACATGGGCTAACAAACCTGTTGTTGACGTTTTTCCGTGTGCACCTGTTACAGCAACACTTGTGTACTTACTCATAAGGTCCCCTAAAAAGTGATGGTAACGGTGTACTGGGATATTTAACTCTTTCGCCGCTACAATTTCTTCATGTGTATCAGGGAATGCATTTCCGGCGATAATCACTTGTCCTTCTTTTACATTGTTTTTATCAAAAGGAAGGATGGTGATACCACGCTTTTCCAATGCTGTTTGTGTAAAGAAACGCTTTTCAAAATCAGAACCTTGAACAGTATGCTTCATATCATGAAGAATTTGTGCTAATGAACTCATTCCTGTTCCTTTAATTCCTACAAAATGGTAAACTGTCATCTTAAAGAACCTCCAACATTTCGAACTAATATAACGGCCTATCTATAAGACAGTATATGAATCTTTTCTTATTTTGGTAATCATCATACATTTCCCGATACGGTGAAACTTTAATCTGTTATCACCAGTCGGGATAAACACGTACGTACTTCTTTCATGTCCATAACAAACCTATTATAG
Coding sequences within it:
- the murC gene encoding UDP-N-acetylmuramate--L-alanine ligase, whose product is MTVYHFVGIKGTGMSSLAQILHDMKHTVQGSDFEKRFFTQTALEKRGITILPFDKNNVKEGQVIIAGNAFPDTHEEIVAAKELNIPVHRYHHFLGDLMSKYTSVAVTGAHGKTSTTGLLAHVMQGAHPTSYLIGDGTGHGVENSKYFVFEACEYRRHFLSYYPDYAIMTNIDFDHPDYFTDVNDVFSAFQEMALQVKKGIIACGDDEGLQKIQAKVPVIFYGFGEDNDFQARNIQKRTDGTVFDVFVRNTYYETFQITGYGNHSVLNALAVIALCHYENVDVEAVKQQLTTFGGVKRRFNAKPMGEQVIIDDYAHHPTEINVTIEAARQKYPEREVVAVFQPHTFSRTEKFLDEFAESLSKADQVYLCDIFGSARENKGELTIQDLQQRIDGAELITDTTTDVLKKHKNGVLIFMGAGDIQKFEAAYVKEVQVAEK
- a CDS encoding MerR family transcriptional regulator; the encoded protein is MYKIGEVAELTGMSIHTLRYYEKLGLLPPPTRNSGIRQYTEADVRLLKFLYSLKQTGMSLEEMAEFASDGCIIEEIKQRKEEVPAKIEKRITILTTHLERLKEQQEQLRRVAKLTEEKLEIYYGFLEGKDAEGDNEK